One part of the Sorangiineae bacterium MSr11954 genome encodes these proteins:
- a CDS encoding DNA alkylation repair protein: protein MDPEDAVRFFRARFRAEGDADRARQEKAYLKSTLRFHGVSIPKVRRAAADFARAHTELDRSDLRAIVDALLGTDYHDLRSAGIALLERLRDRLDARDAAWLLACVRQCPGWAHVDWIATKVLGPTVQEHRSMPGLLRAWARDPDFWVRRTALLAQHDALRAGEGDFALFEELAVPMLGEKEFFIRKAIGWVLRETSKKRPELVHAFVARHGERMAGLTRREATKYLSS, encoded by the coding sequence ATGGACCCCGAGGACGCCGTCCGCTTCTTTCGCGCCCGATTTCGCGCGGAGGGCGATGCCGATCGTGCGCGGCAAGAGAAAGCCTATCTCAAGAGCACCCTTCGCTTTCACGGCGTGAGCATACCCAAAGTTCGCCGGGCCGCCGCCGACTTTGCGCGGGCGCACACGGAGCTCGATCGAAGCGACCTTCGCGCCATCGTGGACGCGCTCCTCGGGACCGACTACCACGATCTGCGCTCGGCCGGCATCGCGCTGCTCGAGCGCCTGCGCGATCGCCTCGACGCGCGCGACGCCGCGTGGCTCCTCGCGTGCGTGCGGCAGTGCCCGGGGTGGGCGCACGTCGACTGGATCGCGACCAAGGTGCTCGGCCCCACCGTGCAAGAGCACCGCTCGATGCCCGGGCTCTTGCGCGCTTGGGCCCGCGATCCCGACTTTTGGGTGCGCCGCACCGCGCTCCTGGCGCAGCACGACGCGCTCCGCGCAGGGGAGGGGGACTTCGCGCTGTTCGAGGAGCTCGCGGTCCCCATGCTGGGCGAGAAGGAGTTCTTCATCCGCAAGGCCATCGGCTGGGTGCTGCGCGAGACTTCCAAGAAGCGCCCCGAGCTGGTGCACGCGTTCGTCGCGCGCCACGGCGAGCGCATGGCCGGCCTCACGCGGCGCGAGGCGACCAAATACCTATCGAGTTGA
- a CDS encoding TrpB-like pyridoxal phosphate-dependent enzyme, which translates to MTTKYLLNEDQLPRYWYNILGELSTPPAPVLHPGTRQPVTPDDLAPLFPMALIEQEMSAQPEIAIPDEIRQSLVQWRPTPLFRAHRLERALGTRAHIYYKYEGVSPAGSHKPNTAVAQAYYNARAGVRRLATETGAGQWGSSLAYAGRLFGLEVTVYMVKVSYEQKPYRRSMMHAWGAEVFPSPTDRTNAGRGMLASDPTSPGSLGMAISEAVEDAATHADTNYALGSVLNHVCLHQTIIGLEAQEQMKLAGEYPDVVIGCHGGGSNFAGIALPFARDKLHGKEVRLLAAEPTSCPTLTKGTYAFDFGDAVGMTPIVKMHTLGHDFMPPGIHAGGLRYHGAAPLVSKLVHEGLVSAVAYPQLACFEAAITFARAEGILPAPESAHAIRAAIEEAEAADREGAARVILFNLSGHGHFDLGAYDAYFAGKLEDFAYPEEAVARSMAKLPQV; encoded by the coding sequence ATGACGACCAAATACCTTCTGAACGAAGATCAGCTGCCGCGCTATTGGTACAACATCCTCGGCGAGCTCTCCACGCCGCCCGCGCCCGTGCTGCACCCGGGCACGCGGCAACCGGTGACCCCCGACGATCTCGCGCCGCTCTTCCCCATGGCGCTCATCGAGCAGGAGATGAGCGCGCAGCCGGAGATCGCCATCCCGGACGAAATTCGGCAATCCTTGGTGCAATGGCGGCCCACGCCGCTCTTTCGCGCGCACCGCCTGGAGCGCGCGCTCGGTACGCGCGCGCATATTTATTATAAATACGAGGGCGTCTCGCCGGCGGGGAGCCATAAACCGAATACGGCGGTCGCGCAGGCTTATTACAATGCGCGGGCGGGGGTGCGCCGGCTGGCCACGGAGACGGGGGCCGGTCAGTGGGGCAGCTCGCTCGCGTACGCGGGGCGGCTCTTCGGGCTCGAGGTCACCGTGTACATGGTGAAGGTGAGCTACGAGCAAAAGCCCTATCGGCGCTCGATGATGCACGCGTGGGGCGCGGAGGTGTTCCCGTCGCCCACGGACCGCACGAACGCCGGGCGGGGCATGCTCGCCAGCGATCCCACGAGCCCGGGCTCGCTCGGCATGGCCATCTCGGAGGCGGTGGAGGACGCGGCCACCCACGCCGATACGAACTATGCGCTCGGCTCGGTGCTCAACCACGTGTGCCTGCACCAAACGATCATCGGCCTGGAGGCGCAGGAGCAAATGAAGCTCGCCGGTGAATACCCGGACGTGGTCATCGGCTGTCACGGCGGCGGGAGCAATTTCGCCGGCATCGCGCTCCCCTTTGCGCGCGACAAGCTGCACGGCAAGGAGGTGCGCCTGCTGGCCGCCGAGCCCACCAGCTGCCCCACCCTCACCAAGGGGACGTACGCCTTCGACTTCGGCGACGCCGTGGGCATGACCCCCATCGTCAAGATGCACACCCTCGGCCACGACTTCATGCCGCCCGGCATTCACGCGGGCGGCCTTCGCTACCACGGGGCTGCGCCGCTGGTCTCGAAGCTCGTGCACGAGGGGTTGGTCTCCGCGGTGGCCTACCCGCAGCTCGCCTGCTTCGAGGCGGCCATCACCTTCGCGCGCGCCGAGGGCATCCTCCCCGCCCCCGAGAGCGCCCACGCCATTCGAGCGGCCATCGAGGAGGCCGAGGCCGCGGATCGCGAGGGCGCGGCGCGGGTCATCCTCTTCAACCTGTCCGGCCACGGGCACTTCGATCTCGGCGCCTACGACGCCTACTTCGCCGGCAAGCTGGAGGACTTTGCCTACCCCGAGGAGGCCGTCGCCCGATCCATGGCGAAGCTACCGCAGGTCTGA